The following coding sequences lie in one Methylosinus sp. PW1 genomic window:
- a CDS encoding O-antigen ligase has product MDPLNPGAAPQTPFPILLALTCVFTAMLVLLVRRSGSLPGCFVVVAVWLRVISGAYHFITFLPLAGGFSINALLSVLTVGAGVLVVNPRNFVQMWMVPIYVLLAVTAASAILNGSTSGAVDMFFKWGYAAVLIAAMCEAMRRTSPNRVLMLVAFCYAPIFVLQVISVVFGIAKDTEGDGAVSYIGGYNHEAAFSIMIVTFVLAVYFNTGWSFVVKAALISMGVLGIFLANYRTAIVAILPLLLGTFMFDGVWRFDRKSRSFIFVMAIPLVMGLAALAGDRLADRFGDLATLLTDSGRFLKPPQQFLEDEQKILSGRLYIWSNYVTGYLHGTDMQLLLGDGPNSWVGTFVKYAHNTMVSYLYELGVLGLMSLLALWATFVVATFRVPHAYARNKLLLAQACFLLFNLATMPHWNIEGNILFALLQASLLYHLAPPRRAVESEAATPGADGRRFFRGANLSSLSTMR; this is encoded by the coding sequence ATGGACCCGTTGAATCCTGGAGCGGCGCCGCAGACGCCGTTTCCGATCCTTCTTGCGCTCACCTGCGTCTTCACGGCGATGCTCGTGCTGTTGGTTCGACGCTCTGGCAGCTTGCCGGGATGCTTCGTCGTCGTCGCGGTCTGGCTCCGCGTGATCTCGGGAGCCTATCATTTCATCACGTTTCTGCCGCTCGCCGGCGGGTTTTCGATCAATGCGCTGCTGTCGGTCCTGACCGTCGGAGCGGGCGTGCTGGTCGTCAATCCGCGCAACTTCGTGCAGATGTGGATGGTTCCGATCTATGTTCTGCTCGCAGTGACGGCGGCGAGCGCCATTCTGAACGGCTCCACGAGCGGGGCCGTCGACATGTTCTTCAAATGGGGCTATGCGGCGGTCCTGATCGCCGCCATGTGCGAAGCGATGCGGCGGACGAGCCCGAACCGAGTGCTAATGCTGGTGGCTTTTTGCTATGCGCCCATCTTCGTGTTGCAGGTGATCTCGGTGGTGTTCGGAATCGCCAAGGACACGGAGGGCGACGGTGCGGTCAGCTATATCGGCGGCTATAATCACGAGGCTGCGTTCTCGATCATGATCGTGACCTTCGTGCTCGCAGTCTATTTCAACACCGGCTGGAGTTTCGTCGTCAAGGCGGCCTTGATTTCGATGGGCGTTCTCGGCATCTTCCTGGCTAACTACCGCACCGCGATCGTCGCGATTCTCCCTCTGCTCCTCGGCACGTTCATGTTCGACGGCGTGTGGCGTTTCGATCGGAAGAGCCGAAGCTTCATCTTCGTGATGGCGATTCCGCTCGTCATGGGGCTCGCCGCCCTCGCCGGCGATCGTCTCGCGGACCGGTTCGGCGATCTCGCGACGCTCCTCACAGACAGCGGGCGCTTCCTGAAGCCTCCGCAGCAGTTTCTCGAAGACGAACAGAAAATACTCTCGGGCCGCCTCTACATCTGGTCGAACTATGTCACCGGCTATCTTCACGGCACGGACATGCAGCTGCTGCTCGGCGACGGGCCGAACAGCTGGGTCGGCACCTTCGTGAAATACGCCCACAACACGATGGTGTCCTACCTCTACGAATTGGGGGTCCTCGGCTTGATGAGCCTGCTTGCTCTCTGGGCGACATTCGTCGTCGCGACCTTCCGCGTCCCCCACGCCTATGCTCGCAATAAGCTGCTGCTCGCGCAGGCCTGCTTCCTGCTGTTCAATCTTGCGACGATGCCGCACTGGAACATCGAGGGCAATATCTTGTTCGCCTTGCTCCAGGCGTCGCTCCTCTACCATCTGGCGCCGCCACGGCGCGCCGTCGAGTCGGAGGCGGCGACGCCGGGGGCCGATGGCCGGCGGTTTTTTCGAGGAGCGAATTTGTCGAGCCTGAGCACCATGAGGTGA
- a CDS encoding AAA family ATPase, with protein sequence MLLKGIDIVAIMAAARRHAKTTAISVGVCLTLALIFSLVSVVKFTAQTSILIGNKQIRALQDMSAQSNLAAENALVDNQIEVIKGERVMLAAIRGMKLKDDPEFNGTEPPSIVTIVTRFIMALNPMRLFQPAGESDPDYKMLRTVVRRLSDAVVVSRNGKSNVVQIAVTVKSPKKAARIANGYAAAYLNDQIAARVEAAKSAGEWFRARLDELREQSAKANRAVEEYRSRNNLVSANGQLMTDQQLTQLNNDLTQAAAEVVSKQAQYDNLKALVESGRIDAIVSEALNNSTVTQLRQSQAEATKRYNEIVSRVGPKHEQALRQKRQVEDNEKLIFQELRRFLSGFQSELAVARERREQLSRRLAESTVTANSANAALVQLRQLEQQASAVQSLYQSFLQRSQETMQQESYPMSDARVIADAAPPLEPSQPRVVLIAAAGVILGLGIGVGIGAYREVSDRAYRTADQVEEDLGVDVVGLLPLLDTVVKTNNNAGPGLRDYRPVQAVDLGKYAIQHPFSSYSETLRAMKIAMDMRLTVDGAKIVGVVSSMPREGKSTVSLNLAGLLALQGSRVALVDADLREAGLTSLAGLKPAVGLGEILLDQASLGDVLVSEPGSSLAIIPATVKHDLFLSGDLISSPTMAALLKNLSSYYEYVILDLPPVGPVVDGRAAAHLLDGLFMIVEWGAVPRRVVRSAIASSPAVHEKLIGAVMNNVEVDKLKTYEPYGLDSKQEEIFSRYYR encoded by the coding sequence TTGCTCCTGAAGGGCATCGACATCGTCGCCATCATGGCTGCGGCGCGCCGCCATGCGAAGACGACGGCGATCAGCGTCGGCGTCTGCTTGACCCTCGCGCTGATCTTCTCCCTCGTTTCCGTCGTCAAGTTCACGGCTCAGACATCTATTCTGATCGGCAACAAGCAGATCCGCGCTCTGCAGGACATGAGCGCGCAATCGAACCTCGCCGCTGAAAACGCGCTGGTCGACAATCAGATCGAGGTGATCAAAGGCGAGCGCGTGATGCTCGCCGCGATCCGGGGCATGAAACTCAAGGACGATCCCGAGTTCAACGGAACCGAGCCGCCCTCGATCGTGACGATCGTTACGCGATTCATAATGGCGCTGAACCCCATGCGGCTGTTCCAGCCCGCCGGCGAGTCTGATCCAGACTACAAGATGCTGCGCACCGTGGTGCGGCGCCTGTCCGACGCGGTCGTCGTCTCGCGCAACGGCAAGTCAAATGTCGTCCAGATCGCCGTCACCGTGAAGTCGCCCAAAAAGGCGGCGCGGATCGCCAACGGCTATGCGGCCGCCTATCTGAACGACCAGATCGCCGCTCGCGTCGAGGCGGCCAAGAGCGCCGGGGAATGGTTCCGGGCGCGGCTCGACGAATTGCGCGAGCAGAGCGCCAAGGCGAACCGCGCGGTCGAGGAATATCGCAGCCGCAACAATCTGGTCTCCGCCAACGGCCAGCTGATGACGGACCAGCAGCTGACCCAGCTCAACAACGATCTGACGCAGGCCGCGGCGGAAGTCGTGAGCAAGCAGGCGCAGTACGACAATCTCAAGGCGCTGGTCGAGAGCGGCCGGATCGACGCCATCGTTTCCGAAGCGCTGAACAATTCGACTGTGACCCAGCTCCGCCAGAGCCAAGCCGAGGCGACGAAGCGATACAATGAGATCGTCTCCCGAGTCGGCCCGAAGCACGAGCAGGCGCTGCGCCAGAAGCGCCAGGTCGAGGACAATGAGAAGCTGATCTTCCAGGAGCTTCGCCGCTTCCTCTCCGGCTTTCAGAGCGAGCTCGCCGTGGCGCGCGAGCGCCGCGAGCAGTTAAGCCGCCGGCTCGCCGAATCGACCGTCACGGCGAACAGCGCGAACGCCGCCCTCGTGCAGTTGCGCCAGCTTGAGCAGCAGGCGTCGGCGGTCCAGTCGCTCTATCAGAGCTTCCTGCAGCGGTCCCAGGAGACGATGCAGCAGGAATCCTATCCGATGAGCGATGCGCGGGTGATCGCCGACGCCGCGCCGCCGCTGGAGCCGAGCCAGCCGCGCGTGGTCCTGATCGCCGCCGCCGGCGTAATTCTCGGCCTCGGGATCGGCGTCGGGATCGGCGCCTATCGCGAAGTGTCCGACCGGGCCTATCGCACCGCCGATCAGGTAGAGGAGGATCTCGGCGTCGACGTGGTGGGCCTGCTGCCGCTCCTCGACACCGTCGTCAAGACGAACAACAACGCCGGTCCTGGCTTGCGCGACTACCGGCCGGTCCAAGCCGTCGACCTCGGCAAATATGCGATCCAGCACCCGTTCTCGTCCTATTCCGAGACGCTGCGCGCGATGAAGATCGCCATGGACATGCGGCTCACGGTCGACGGCGCCAAGATCGTCGGCGTCGTCTCGAGCATGCCGCGCGAGGGCAAGTCGACGGTTTCTCTCAATCTCGCCGGTCTGCTCGCCTTGCAAGGCAGCCGCGTCGCGCTCGTCGACGCCGATCTGCGCGAGGCGGGGCTGACCAGCCTCGCCGGGCTGAAGCCGGCCGTCGGGCTCGGCGAGATTCTCCTGGATCAGGCGTCACTCGGCGACGTGCTCGTCTCCGAACCGGGTTCCAGCCTCGCCATCATCCCGGCGACGGTGAAGCACGATCTGTTCCTGAGCGGTGATCTGATCTCTTCGCCGACGATGGCCGCCCTGCTCAAGAATCTGTCGAGCTACTATGAATATGTGATCCTCGATCTGCCGCCCGTCGGTCCGGTCGTCGACGGACGCGCGGCCGCCCATCTGCTCGACGGCCTGTTCATGATCGTGGAGTGGGGCGCAGTTCCGCGCCGCGTCGTGCGCAGCGCCATCGCCTCAAGTCCCGCCGTCCACGAGAAATTGATCGGCGCTGTGATGAACAACGTCGAGGTCGACAAGCTGAAGACCTATGAGCCTTACGGCCTCGACAGCAAGCAGGAAGAGATTTTCAGCCGCTATTATCGCTGA
- a CDS encoding UDP-N-acetylglucosamine 1-carboxyvinyltransferase — MLTSDLIEANPGEQGVSEQLSTITVGQSRLEGEVFVSGAKNSVLRLMAATLLTGQRVVIRNYPAGLLDAIVHAGMLDEIGKSCRVEGSTLVVEEARPLSSRLDWRGRSIRNTLLVLGALTARTGAGAVPLPGGCDLGDRKYDLHELVLRSLGAEVWTEGGMLCAQAPSGGLTGAHIHLPIRSTGATENALLCGSLAKGETVVWNPHVRPEVLDLVKLLRTMGAEIDVFGQESIRVKGAPELGGAQHTTISDNMEALTWLIGATVTGGDVTIHNFPLADLEVPLIFLRGSGAKFYLGNDSVIVRGGCAYPVEISTGPFPGINSDMQPLFAVYGACARGKSTIVDLRFPDRYGYREEFAKIGVSSRVANGALLVEGGAALEGARVRALDLRCGIALTLLGLVARGETVVEDAWQVERGYNDIVGKLRTLGAKVSAS; from the coding sequence ATGCTGACGAGCGATCTCATTGAGGCGAACCCCGGCGAGCAAGGGGTGAGCGAGCAACTTTCGACGATCACGGTCGGGCAGTCGAGGCTGGAGGGCGAAGTCTTCGTCAGCGGCGCCAAGAATTCGGTGCTGCGGCTGATGGCGGCCACTCTGCTCACCGGCCAGCGCGTCGTCATCCGCAATTATCCCGCCGGGCTTCTCGACGCGATCGTCCATGCCGGAATGCTCGACGAGATCGGCAAGAGCTGCCGTGTCGAGGGGTCGACGCTCGTCGTCGAGGAGGCGCGCCCGCTGTCGAGCCGGCTCGACTGGCGCGGCAGATCGATCCGCAACACGCTGCTCGTCCTCGGCGCGCTGACCGCTCGCACCGGCGCCGGCGCAGTGCCTCTGCCCGGCGGATGCGACCTTGGCGACCGCAAATATGACCTCCACGAGCTCGTGCTGCGCAGCCTCGGCGCCGAGGTCTGGACCGAAGGTGGCATGCTGTGCGCCCAAGCGCCGTCGGGCGGCCTCACCGGCGCGCATATCCATCTGCCGATCCGCTCGACGGGCGCGACCGAGAACGCGCTGCTCTGCGGCTCCCTCGCGAAGGGCGAGACGGTCGTCTGGAATCCCCATGTGCGGCCGGAAGTCCTCGACCTCGTGAAGCTGTTGCGGACGATGGGCGCCGAGATCGACGTCTTCGGCCAGGAGAGCATTCGCGTGAAGGGAGCGCCCGAGCTCGGCGGAGCGCAGCACACGACGATCTCCGACAACATGGAGGCGCTGACCTGGCTCATCGGCGCGACCGTCACCGGCGGCGACGTCACGATCCATAATTTCCCCTTGGCCGATCTCGAGGTTCCGCTGATCTTCCTGCGCGGGAGCGGCGCGAAATTCTATCTCGGCAATGATTCGGTGATCGTTCGCGGCGGCTGCGCCTATCCGGTCGAGATCAGCACGGGCCCGTTCCCCGGCATCAATTCCGACATGCAGCCGCTGTTCGCGGTCTATGGCGCTTGCGCCAGGGGCAAGTCGACGATCGTCGATCTGCGTTTCCCCGACCGCTACGGCTATCGCGAGGAATTCGCGAAGATCGGCGTGTCGAGCCGCGTCGCCAATGGCGCGCTGCTGGTCGAGGGCGGCGCGGCGCTCGAAGGCGCGCGCGTGCGCGCGCTCGATCTGCGCTGCGGCATCGCGCTGACGCTGCTCGGTCTCGTCGCGCGCGGCGAGACCGTCGTCGAGGACGCGTGGCAGGTGGAGCGAGGCTACAACGACATCGTCGGCAAGCTGCGCACGCTCGGTGCCAAGGTGTCGGCGTCCTGA
- a CDS encoding UDP-glucose/GDP-mannose dehydrogenase family protein encodes MNITMIGSGYVGLVSGACFADFGHVVTCVDSDAAKIDRLLRGEIPIFEPGLDELVASNVRQKRLFFTTDLAPAVKGADAVFIAVGTPSRRGDGHADLSYVYAAAETIGRALDGFTVVVNKSTVPVGTGDEVGRLIREANPKADFAVVSNPEFLREGAAIEDFKRPDRVVIGVEDERAREVMAEIYRPLSLNAPPLVFVGRRTSELIKYAANAFLATKITFINEVADLCEKVGADVQDVARGIGLDRRIGGKFLHAGPGYGGSCFPKDTLALLKTGQDYSAPLRIVETVVAVNDARKRAMARKVIAALGGSVRGKKIALLGLAFKPNTDDMRDAPSLAIVASLAGDGAKVHAYDPESMEQARSLMPEASFHEDPYSTAEGADALVIVTEWDAFRALDLDRIKTLLRTPVIVDLRNIYRAADVRKRGFEYVSVGRD; translated from the coding sequence ATGAACATTACCATGATCGGATCGGGCTATGTCGGCTTGGTTTCCGGCGCCTGCTTCGCGGATTTCGGCCATGTCGTGACCTGCGTCGACAGCGACGCCGCCAAGATCGACCGGCTCCTGCGCGGCGAAATCCCGATCTTCGAGCCCGGCCTCGACGAGCTCGTCGCCTCCAACGTCCGCCAGAAGAGACTCTTCTTCACCACCGATCTCGCCCCCGCCGTGAAGGGCGCCGACGCCGTCTTCATCGCCGTCGGAACCCCGTCGCGCCGCGGCGACGGCCACGCCGATCTCTCCTATGTCTACGCCGCCGCCGAGACGATCGGCAGAGCGCTCGACGGATTCACCGTCGTCGTCAACAAATCCACCGTGCCCGTCGGCACCGGCGACGAGGTCGGGCGCCTCATCCGCGAGGCCAATCCGAAGGCCGATTTCGCCGTTGTCTCCAATCCCGAATTCCTGCGCGAAGGCGCCGCCATCGAGGATTTCAAGCGTCCGGACCGCGTCGTCATCGGCGTCGAGGACGAGCGCGCCCGCGAGGTCATGGCGGAAATCTACCGCCCGCTCAGCCTCAATGCGCCGCCGCTCGTCTTCGTCGGCCGCCGCACCTCCGAGCTCATCAAATATGCGGCCAACGCATTTCTCGCGACCAAGATCACCTTCATCAACGAGGTCGCCGATCTCTGCGAGAAGGTCGGGGCCGACGTGCAGGACGTGGCACGAGGCATCGGCCTCGACCGCCGCATCGGCGGCAAGTTCCTGCACGCAGGGCCCGGCTATGGAGGCTCCTGCTTCCCGAAGGACACGCTCGCTCTGTTGAAAACCGGGCAGGACTACAGCGCGCCGCTGCGCATCGTCGAGACGGTGGTCGCGGTGAACGACGCGCGCAAGCGGGCGATGGCGCGCAAGGTGATCGCGGCGCTCGGCGGCTCGGTGCGCGGCAAGAAGATCGCGCTGCTCGGCCTCGCCTTCAAGCCCAACACGGACGACATGCGCGACGCGCCCTCGCTCGCCATCGTCGCCTCGCTCGCCGGCGACGGCGCGAAGGTGCACGCCTATGATCCCGAGAGCATGGAGCAGGCGCGTTCGCTGATGCCGGAGGCGAGCTTCCACGAGGACCCCTATTCGACGGCGGAGGGCGCGGACGCGCTCGTCATCGTGACGGAATGGGACGCGTTCCGCGCGCTCGACCTCGACCGCATCAAGACGCTGCTGAGGACGCCGGTGATCGTCGATCTGCGCAACATCTACCGGGCCGCCGACGTCCGCAAACGCGGCTTCGAATATGTGAGCGTCGGCCGCGACTGA
- the murB gene encoding UDP-N-acetylmuramate dehydrogenase, translating to MQSSRGVGVSWSLTRLRRIVTGRIEEGADLRLVSRWRIGGSAAALVEPASAVEARGTLAVLAEDCTPALVVGNGSNLLFDDAGFDGVIVRIGRSLGSISRDGRTVRAEAGLFAPRFVRELGRFGLSGLEHAIGIPGTLGGLIYMNGGSQRKGVGSNIVAVRGCDRSGRAFERSHAECGFHYRGSSLQSDDLVVLEADFAFVERDPASMRREMIAILADRQRKFPKNLPNCGSVFLSDPLMYRTVGPPGAAIERVGLKGTRLGGAEISTLHANFIVNVAGASSRDVLGLIHLARTRVHDATGFWMDCEVRHVAPDGRLRPAHEAAAETAVSRPRAAEAAS from the coding sequence ATGCAGTCGAGTAGAGGGGTCGGCGTATCGTGGTCGCTGACGCGGCTGCGTCGAATCGTGACGGGCCGTATCGAGGAAGGCGCCGATCTGCGGCTCGTGTCGCGATGGCGCATCGGCGGCAGCGCCGCCGCGCTGGTCGAGCCGGCGAGCGCAGTGGAGGCGCGCGGGACATTGGCCGTGCTCGCCGAGGACTGCACGCCCGCCCTCGTCGTCGGCAACGGATCGAATCTCCTCTTCGACGACGCGGGTTTTGACGGCGTCATCGTCAGGATCGGCCGCAGCCTGGGCTCGATATCGAGGGACGGGCGGACCGTGCGCGCGGAGGCCGGGCTCTTCGCGCCGCGCTTCGTTCGTGAGCTCGGACGTTTCGGCCTGAGCGGCCTCGAGCATGCGATCGGCATCCCCGGGACGCTCGGCGGCCTGATCTATATGAACGGTGGCAGCCAGCGCAAGGGCGTCGGCTCGAACATCGTGGCGGTGAGGGGATGCGATCGCAGCGGCAGGGCGTTCGAGCGCTCGCACGCCGAATGCGGCTTTCATTATCGCGGATCCTCCCTGCAGAGCGACGACCTCGTCGTCCTTGAGGCGGATTTCGCCTTCGTCGAGAGGGACCCCGCGTCGATGCGGCGCGAGATGATCGCAATTCTCGCGGACCGCCAGCGGAAGTTTCCGAAGAACCTCCCAAATTGCGGCTCGGTCTTTCTCAGCGATCCGTTGATGTACCGCACGGTCGGCCCTCCCGGGGCGGCGATCGAGCGGGTCGGCCTCAAGGGAACGCGTCTCGGCGGGGCCGAGATTTCGACGCTCCATGCGAATTTCATCGTCAATGTCGCCGGCGCGTCGAGCCGGGACGTGCTCGGCCTGATCCATCTGGCGCGAACGCGCGTGCATGACGCCACGGGCTTCTGGATGGATTGCGAAGTGCGTCATGTGGCGCCCGACGGGCGCCTGCGGCCGGCCCATGAAGCCGCGGCCGAAACGGCCGTTTCCCGACCGCGCGCGGCGGAGGCGGCGTCGTGA
- a CDS encoding IS6 family transposase: protein MIDFKVSHSEREVILWGVRWYVAYPMSYRQLEEMMEERGVEVDHSTLNRWVAKYAPLLEKEFRARKRAVGSSWRVDETYVKVKGCWKYLYRAVDKAGATVDFLLTAKRDCKAALRFLRKAIGQHGEPKKITIDKSGANTAAIESYNEEREADIEIRRIKYLNNIVEQDHRAVKRVTRPTLGFKSFRSAAATLSGIELMHMIRKGQMRTTNEMRPAQQFYSLAA from the coding sequence ATGATCGATTTCAAGGTCAGCCATTCTGAACGCGAGGTGATCCTGTGGGGCGTCCGCTGGTATGTGGCGTATCCGATGAGCTATCGTCAGCTCGAGGAAATGATGGAAGAGCGCGGCGTCGAGGTCGACCATTCCACGCTCAACCGCTGGGTCGCCAAATATGCGCCTTTGCTGGAGAAGGAGTTTCGTGCTCGCAAGCGCGCTGTCGGGTCGAGCTGGCGTGTCGATGAGACTTATGTGAAAGTCAAAGGCTGCTGGAAATATCTGTATCGGGCCGTCGACAAAGCGGGTGCGACGGTCGATTTCCTTCTGACGGCCAAGAGGGATTGCAAAGCGGCGTTGCGCTTCTTGCGCAAGGCCATCGGCCAGCACGGCGAGCCGAAGAAGATAACGATCGACAAGAGCGGAGCCAACACAGCAGCGATCGAAAGCTACAATGAGGAGCGTGAAGCGGACATCGAAATCCGGCGCATCAAATATCTCAATAATATCGTCGAGCAGGACCATCGAGCGGTGAAACGCGTGACGCGTCCGACGCTGGGTTTCAAATCATTTCGATCGGCTGCCGCGACGCTTTCTGGGATCGAGCTGATGCACATGATCCGAAAGGGGCAGATGCGAACGACGAACGAAATGCGTCCCGCGCAGCAATTCTATTCCCTCGCCGCCTGA
- a CDS encoding glycosyltransferase family 4 protein gives MIKHVLFPFIGQEIGGSHVSAFALAQSLAEDFGFRCVVIARKGSLIAQEAQSLGFGVVGTTERTAGRHSPLYDLARVPARMALLRSLRPAIVHTNDIGALQSWLLPAWLARMPVVYHHRALNRRVAPNVALIRAASHVIAISDETTRSVDYLPANRVTTVTDPFANNLATDRAAARAWLVDELGLPNDAAIIGFVGNFWWRKRPEFFIEAAAIIARIEPHAAFVIFGRDGELTAGELEAAASAAGLSDRLHLAGFRLPVERNIAALDLLLMPAMREPFGRTPIEAALLGTPYVATDDAGHSEIWRRWRGGSLVDKDADAAAFADAAIAVLRRPESVLLSEQERLDVASDVSPRRHAEHVIDVYRRLGA, from the coding sequence ATGATCAAGCATGTGCTGTTTCCGTTCATTGGGCAGGAGATCGGCGGGAGCCATGTCTCGGCCTTTGCCCTGGCGCAGTCCCTGGCGGAGGATTTCGGCTTCCGATGCGTCGTCATTGCGCGGAAGGGGTCGCTGATCGCGCAAGAGGCGCAGTCCCTCGGCTTCGGCGTCGTCGGAACGACGGAGCGGACGGCCGGTCGGCACAGTCCGCTCTATGATCTCGCGCGGGTGCCCGCGCGAATGGCTCTGCTGCGCTCGCTGCGTCCGGCCATCGTCCATACGAACGACATCGGCGCGCTCCAGTCGTGGCTGCTGCCGGCTTGGCTCGCCCGCATGCCGGTCGTCTATCATCACCGCGCGCTGAACCGCCGCGTGGCGCCCAATGTCGCGCTGATCCGTGCCGCGAGCCATGTGATCGCCATTTCCGACGAGACGACCCGTTCCGTCGACTATCTGCCGGCGAACCGCGTCACCACCGTCACCGACCCCTTCGCCAACAATCTCGCTACGGATCGCGCGGCGGCGCGCGCCTGGCTCGTCGACGAGCTCGGCCTGCCGAATGATGCGGCGATCATCGGCTTCGTCGGCAATTTCTGGTGGCGTAAGCGCCCCGAATTCTTCATCGAGGCCGCGGCAATCATCGCGCGGATCGAGCCGCACGCCGCCTTTGTGATCTTCGGGCGGGACGGCGAGCTGACCGCGGGCGAGCTCGAAGCGGCGGCCTCCGCCGCCGGGCTGTCCGACCGGTTGCATCTCGCCGGATTCCGCCTGCCGGTCGAGCGCAACATCGCCGCGCTCGATCTGCTCCTGATGCCGGCCATGCGCGAACCTTTCGGACGCACGCCGATCGAGGCCGCGCTGCTCGGCACGCCCTATGTCGCGACGGACGACGCCGGCCATTCGGAGATCTGGCGGCGCTGGCGCGGCGGATCGCTCGTCGACAAGGACGCCGACGCCGCGGCCTTCGCCGACGCCGCGATCGCCGTTCTGCGGCGTCCCGAATCCGTCCTTTTGTCCGAGCAGGAGCGGCTCGATGTGGCGAGCGATGTGAGCCCGCGTCGCCATGCCGAACATGTGATCGACGTCTACCGTCGCCTGGGGGCCTGA
- a CDS encoding glycosyltransferase family 4 protein translates to MKIVALGLRGVPNVMGGVETHCEQLYPRMRIVAPDIRITVIARALYVPEGRATFQGVDIRPIPAIKNIYLEAVTHTFVGLLYARFAERADVVHIHAIGPGLLIPLAKLLGLPVVFTHHGEDYNREKWNGLAKMALRLGEAQAVRFADRMISVSRPVARSLMERNPALTNRISMIPNGAAVGQWLEADGSAAADALRRLDLEPGGYVMTVARLVPEKGIHDLVDAASDLPDGMKLVIVGGAQMKSAYAEKLLARASERVIFIGELPRDDITPLYANTALFVLASYHEGMPIVALEALSSGARVLLSDIAPNKDLDLSADNYFPVGNVAALRAKLSAIEDVPRANADVILLKYDWNVIARETVELFRVVVGKDDFAGVGFNAADDGRA, encoded by the coding sequence ATGAAGATTGTCGCTCTCGGGCTGAGGGGCGTTCCGAACGTGATGGGAGGCGTCGAGACCCATTGCGAGCAGCTCTACCCTCGCATGCGCATCGTTGCTCCGGATATCCGGATCACCGTGATCGCGCGGGCTCTCTATGTGCCGGAGGGGCGAGCGACGTTCCAGGGTGTCGACATTCGACCGATCCCCGCGATCAAGAATATCTATCTCGAAGCGGTCACGCATACGTTTGTCGGGCTGCTCTACGCGCGTTTCGCGGAACGCGCGGATGTGGTGCATATTCATGCGATCGGCCCGGGCCTTCTGATCCCCCTCGCCAAGCTCCTCGGCCTCCCCGTGGTGTTCACGCATCATGGCGAGGACTACAACCGCGAGAAGTGGAACGGCTTGGCGAAAATGGCGTTGCGGCTCGGCGAAGCGCAGGCCGTCCGCTTCGCCGATCGCATGATCTCCGTCTCGAGGCCGGTCGCGCGATCTCTCATGGAGCGGAATCCAGCCCTTACCAACCGGATCAGCATGATCCCGAACGGCGCCGCCGTCGGGCAGTGGCTCGAGGCGGACGGATCGGCGGCAGCCGACGCGCTGCGCAGGCTGGACCTTGAGCCGGGCGGCTATGTGATGACGGTCGCGAGGCTCGTTCCTGAGAAGGGCATCCACGACCTCGTGGACGCCGCCTCCGACCTCCCCGACGGGATGAAGCTCGTCATCGTCGGCGGCGCCCAGATGAAGAGCGCCTATGCCGAGAAGCTCCTCGCCCGCGCGAGCGAGCGGGTGATATTCATCGGAGAGTTGCCGCGCGACGACATCACCCCGCTCTACGCGAACACGGCGCTGTTCGTCCTGGCGTCCTATCACGAGGGCATGCCGATCGTCGCTCTGGAGGCGCTGTCGTCGGGCGCCCGCGTGCTTTTGTCGGACATCGCGCCCAACAAAGACCTCGATCTGTCCGCGGATAATTATTTCCCGGTCGGAAATGTCGCGGCGTTGCGCGCCAAGCTCAGTGCGATCGAGGACGTCCCGCGAGCGAACGCCGATGTCATCCTGCTCAAATACGATTGGAACGTCATCGCGCGGGAGACCGTCGAACTGTTCCGGGTCGTCGTCGGCAAAGACGATTTCGCCGGCGTGGGATTTAACGCGGCCGACGACGGCAGGGCTTGA